The DNA sequence ctctcttcctccctatCTTCATCCCTCCTTGCTTCCCTCCGTCCTCCACTGCAGCAGCTGGCTCGAGGTGCAGTTGAGCAGATATCACTGGAgggctgctttgcttctcttctcattgcccccccccctcccctcagaTGATGGTTTTCCAGTTGCAGTCCTGCCTTTTTCTCCAAGACTGGGACAACCCCCCCCTCAGCCTCCCTCCCAACCCCCCAGTGGCAGCATGTGTTCCCTCTGTGCTGCtggctgtctctgtgtgttagATAACAGGTCCTTAGATTGTTACCCCGGGCTATGAGATCACCATCTGCCCCATCACATTACTGCATCCCtttttcgttacacacacacacacacacacacatccattctCGCTCTCCATTCTCTTGTTGGCTCTCTGAGGCGTGCTCTGTCATTGGTTAATCTGCGTACAATCCCTCCGCCCCCATCCGTCCCACCCCAGGGCTAATCCTCCCGGGTACTTTGCCCTCGGTGTCCCTGACCTTCTCTCCAATCCCctgactttttttgtgacatttttcaaTTATAATACATTGCTAACACTTCTACCTCCCAACATCCCCAGGTCTACAAAAACCATTAGATTCACCTCCAAACATGCTGTCCTCCCCCCTGTGGTTGCAGCCGGTGAGCTGCTGAGTTCCTCATAGATCCTTTCCTCTGTCAAGAGGGTCTGATCCCCTGGTAATCCCGTCTTGACAACAGTAACATGGATATTGATCCAATCGCACGCATACATGCGCCACCAGGACAGCTGCTGCCATTAGCACCACCAAAACACAGTGTCAGAAtgttaaaggagaaaaaaagggacTTAAGGGTGGATAAAAGACATGAGGGACGAGCATCTCCATAGAAGCTCCCCACCTCCTTCCTGGCCTTCTCTCCTCCCCTCAGGCCGGGGTTTCCAACCAGGAGAGATGAGCCTTTGATTTATCCCAGCTCCTTGAAGGCCAAGCTGCACAGTATACTATATGTCTACATTATGGATGACTGGCCGTGGGTCCCCCTGCAATCCTGCTGCGCTGTGTATAACATATGCAACATCTTCCCAGGGCTTCCCTGAGGAAGAAAGGGAAACACACACcctccaccccctcctcctcctcctcctcctcctcccagcctGCAGTAGCTGTGTTTATCACAGGAAGGAAGGTGtacatgaaaatgattttagATCAGCTCCCTTCTCTGCCATTACTCGTGTCCCAAGTCGCAGCATTGCTGTCAGGCACGCCCCCGGAGAGAAGTTATGGCACCTATGATGATGTAAACACTAGTGTCATACACTGTGAGAACCAACCAATACTGCCTACATTCATTTAGAGCCCATGACAGGCTAGGGCTGGACGATATGGCCCAATTTTTCTATCAATATATACAAAAGTTTATGTTGCGGTAATGGTATATATATCACATAACAATGACTGTAAATCCAATtcataaatggttaaaaataacATATCATACACATgtgattttcttcttttattttgaacttCCAAagccaaaaaacaaatacaaccgCCTCACATGAGCCAGCACTTAAGATGAAagcaaaagactcaaaacagtGAAACTAAAAAAATTGTTACCACATGAGACAGAAGCTCCTGCGGTTGAAACAGTATGGAAGTCATTTCTGCTGCACATAGGGGTGTCAATTTCAAACTGAAAATCAATCGAAATTAGCTTTCAATTTCAGTTATCAAAATCAAAACCAGGACTGGCTAAATCCAAAACTTCATATGGCCTTAGTGTGCTAAATTCAAGAAAAATATCACCATGTAGCTTTGGAAGAATTTAAAAAGGTGAATGACAGTTGtcaggaaataaaacaaatcagcTGTTGATCTTTACCAATCAAGACTTGATCAAAATCTTCAGTGTTTGTATGATGTTAAACAATCAACTGATATTGAACATACATCACTGATGTTCATTTagctacttattttattttattgtattttctattTCCAGAATTGGTTTACAATGGAATACATTGTGCatgtaatgttaaatattccttaatgtgtttttttgttttaagaaaCAGCCATCTGAGTACATTTACAGACTaatattggtgcacaatccacataaaaaaggtctattttcattagTCACTATACCACCGTATCAGTCATCATAGCAGTGATCagtgattttttcccctctaaaatcagtatcgttCCCAAAAATCGAGCTCTATAAATGAATATTAAGTCCTCCAGTCCTCTGAATATGTTGCTTTTCATCAGCTAAATGCTGGCTTACATTATCTCTACTTACCCCAGTTTGCTTTTAAGCAATTGCAATTTTTTTGGTGATTAAATGTGCCTCATTGATCACCCATTCCAGGTAATGGAACCATCGACTTCCCGGAGTTCCTGACCATGATGGCCAGAAAAATGAAGGACACAGACAGCGAGGAGGAGATCCGTGAGGCTTTCCGGGTATTTGACAaggtaaataaaagtttttaagaGCATAATGAGGAAATTATAGAACAGTTTCCATGTTAAGTACTCCCTTTTTGTGTAGCAAGAAGTCATCTTGGAATCTTTTTAAATAAGCGTGATGATGACGTAACTAAAGTTTCGGCTGGTGGTAAATCCGTTTCCAACTTCCCATCTGCTTAACACCTGACAGCATGTCTCCTCAGTTATCAGCCTGGTGGGGATTCTTTTCCCTCACCAGTTCTTAGCCTGTGGGAATTTACTGTTTCACACATTCGATCCCATGCTTCCAGGACGGAAATGGCTACATCAGCGCTGCAGAGCTCCGTCACGTCATGACGAACCTGGGTGAGAAGCTAACGGACGAGGAGGTGGACGAGATGATCAGAGAAGCAGACATTGATGGAGATGGACAGGTCAACTacgaaggtaaaaaaaaaaaaagcaaaaactaaAATGTCACGGTGCACAAATAGCTTTAGTTTCTAGGCCAGGGTGTGAGCTTTTATTAAGCAGCGCTGTGTATTTCTCTGAGGGCGACTGCAAGACAAGCCAGCCACACATAATATTAGTTATTAAATAGGAGCTATAGATGGAGCCTGCTGAAACAGAGATGGGAGAAAACCATCCTTCTGAATTATCATCAGTGTGCCAGGAGCCTTTtcactctttctttccttctcctcctttctccctccccctctACTGTCGCTCCCTTGGCACATTACACGAGAGACTGCACTCATTTTCTAGAAGACTGTTGATATATTATGAACAGTCCATAAGTCTTGGCTGAAAAGTGCCCTACTTCTATACTCCCATTGTGCCACGGAAAGAATATGTACTCAACATACAATGaaagccttttttatttatttattttcattttacttgTGCACCTGGACAACTGTAAGCACAAGGCAGGAGCTTTTTAATCAAATGGGTTTAACGAGATGAACACGGAATCCGTTTGGAAAGCAGACACTAATTAGGATGTGTGTTCTGAACCTGCTCAAGttgattaaaaaattaataaagcatTTAACAATTTAGCAGGTGACTGCTCTTAACTGGCACCGACCTGATGTCCTCAttgtcttctcttttctctctctctctcttgcagaATTTGTACAGATGATGACTGCAAAGTGAAGCTTGCCCACCCCTTCCTGTCCCCtcttagaagaaaaaaaaaaggaaaaaaaaatcaaaatgttttacttacctcttggaaaaaaaatgttcatttattcaTACTGTTTCTGTATAGAAAATAATTgaatgttgaaataaaatatcctTCTGTCCACacaggaaaaatataaaaatatacaaaaaatatctGCATGAAAATGATGGTTAGTGATCCTGTCCCCTCCCCCCGGAGATCAGTTTAGCATCAGTActtaacaagtaaaaataataataacaacaaacccTGTAACTACTACCTTCAGACTAAAGCTAAAGCATTTGGCGAACTCCTTACAGTTCCATTTGCTAGTGGTAAATGTCTGGGCTGGCcatctcttctttctctctctgttttctgttcTTCATGCATGCAGCTTGAGACCGGAGCACtaaccccgccccctccatccctcctccgGGCTACCAGAGCGTGCTGATTCCACTATAAGCTGTCCTCTTGTTGGTTTGgtacagtttttttgtatttggagaGGAACCCTGTACTGTTAAGATGAGAGAGTATACCAGGTTCTAACTCAAGCGTTAAAGTGGAATGGGACTTAATTGTATGCtagataaaaagagaaaaaaacgatgtacaaaaaatacattttcaaatgtttggcatgttcttttttgtttttgttatgttaTTTGGACGGCCATCTTAGTAGTTGTGCGTCCTGCCCTTTTTAAAGGAGGGGGGACTTAAAGAGTCTTACGGTGagctttctattttttttcttttctttttttttcgctGAGATGGAGTGTCTGTCCTCTTTTCTCGCAAGAGAGAATCACTGGccttcactttttctttttcttcttctgtttctcgACTCAGACGAGAGCATAGTGAGGGGTGCGCTGTGTTTCGCAGCGCATGCTGTTAGGAGTGTCGGCGCACCGGTTTTCGCAACTGTTCATCTGAGTTCAGTTTACATTCATTCCAAGTTGTACATgctagtctttttttttttttttcaaataaaagacCATGAACTTTATTATGTCTTATGTCATTTTTCTTATGCTTGATTGTGAAAATGATCTATAAAGACGGCAGTCTGTACCAGGCaaatgtcaataataataaatgatataagCATGGTGCAGTGTCATTGGCTGATGTTCTGGACTCAGTGTGTAATACTGTGCTCCATTACATGGCAGTGAGGCTGTGGAGAGAGTGAGCTGCTCACAGGGGAGGGAGAGGCAGCACAGAGTGTTTGCTCTCGCGCTCAGCAGTGGATATACATACACATCTATGAcgcctctcttctctctcaagACCCAGCCGGTTGCTAGGCAACAGGAGCATGCTGTAACTGGGATGTTGGGGGTTTTTGAAAAAGGCAAGTGGGAGTTTGAATAAACCCTCCTGCTTCTGCTGATGACTCCATGTTGGCTTGTCCTAGTAAGGCAAACCAGGCCACAACGCTACTGCCGtgtgcactttttttcttcagagcACACGGAGTACAGGACAGGAAGGCCTCCGCCATGCCTTTGACACCACCTAAATCTCTTAAAagtcaagaattgttttacTATATTTGGAGTGTAATTTGACCATGTTTGGAAAAGAGCAAAGATAGCCTGAGACAGCTCTCCACCCACCTACAGCATGGAGCTCTGTTAATCACAGCCCTATacataggcacacacacacacacacaccttattgtttttttttttacagagagaAAGGGCGAGGTTCTGCTTTCAGGGGAAAAACCCAGAACATTCTCTGCATTCCTGATACACTCATTATCTCTGTAGATCTGTTTTAAATTACCATTTACCAAGCGTGGAATGAGCCTTACTGGCATTAATCAGATAAACTGAAGCTGAGTGAAGGATAGAGAGGGCAACAAGAAGCAGAAGGGGAAACCCTGCCCAAACACTGCCAGTAACTGGGAAGGATGTCTGTCATCCCTTAATTACAGCCATGTTGTTTTATTCTTGAAGAAAACCAGGCAAACTAATGCAGCCagctctcctctcccctccctgCAGCACCAGCTGAGCCAATAGGAAGTACAGTgagcttgattgacagctgggaCTGAAGCGCTGCTGTTAAAGGCTTCCTGAAGCAGTCAGGTGTAAATAAAGAAGTAATGGAGTAAATTCTATAATTCTATAAATCAACCAATAAATTGCAAATGAATTCAGTAAGTTATTTAAACTACATCAATTTTTATGAAGTATTACTTCATTCATATTTTaggtttaatttagttttatacaacttcatttttatttcattatagattttttattattatttcagaatttcctttttttcaaagCTTGTTTTATACTTTTAATGACAGTGGTCCACCAAAGTGTAGCCAGCCTCATGCCTCTGCCAGTTGAGCTGTCTAGACTGCTGCAGGGATGAAATATTGGGGTTTTATTTGTAGGCCATCCCAGTAGTTAGCATCGCCCTGGTTCCCTTGACAAAAAGGCCAATGGGCTTTTTCCATTGGGGTTTagattattgcagaaaataagctgtgTGGCCACATGATAATGTTCACTTATTATTACAATTGTCCTGATTCGGGTGGAGAATCCACTGTCTTATTgcaatatgttcatttttatcaGCAGTCAGTTGGTTTATTTAGAAAAATTGCTGTAAAAAGGGCTAGCAAGCTGGTCAAAATGTGGTTGCAGTTGTTGAACCCGGCTTACCCAGCTGATGAGCTGAGGGGATGGGCACAGGTGACACTTGGCATGAAagggtaagggttagggttagacatTTTCAAATACCAACTTCTATCATTAAAATAGGAAAATACAAacctgttaaactcaaaatgctTAATGACATTTCATCCTTATTTCCATAATAATTTGCAGAACAGAAATCAATTTGTCCATCGTAAATGATGGGTAAAAAGGCTATTTTTTGAACaagcttgtagtttttttttttcagatctgTTTCACATGACTCCACAAATACAGCATTAACTCACTCACATTACATACAGGCATACAGTAGAAGCATATATCAACCCTACAAACACACATCCAGAGAACAGGTGGGCCACTAAACAGAGGACAAACCCACGAGGATCCGAGTCTGCTGGTAGGCTTGTGCTGCCGCTCTATGCAGCAACCAACGAGGTAAAACCAAACACAGCCGGTTAGCCAATCCCCAGACAGAAAGGGTGTGGTTTAGTCGAGGCTCCAGGATCCCTGAAAGAGGCCTCCCCTCCTCTCAGGGGAGGAAGGGACACTTGAGCACCCTGGGGGTTAAATTAAGAACATCAATATTTCACGTGTAAATGAAGCAGCACACTGTGGAGGCAGTAATGCGAGAAGGATTGACTGGGCAGAGGTATCGCGTATCAGCGCCCCTGGAAAGAACAGGCACACTTATGAGACAGGCCGTGACATATAGCGGGAGTGcgtatgactgtgtgtgtgagggtgtgtatgatgtatgcgtgtgtgtgggcaggtgcAGACAGGGCATGTGTGCAGGGACATGGAGCCCTGTTTGTTGGTGTAGTGTCCAGCTGTATTAGCAAGTTAAGGAAGTGGATGAGGTGAGCTGAGCCAGGCACAACATCAATATGGGGAAGCTTCTGGCACTTTCTAATACACACAACCACGTACGCTAGCAGAAGCCCATTAGCACATGCTTAACATGTTTTggctgttgttattttttttagcaaaacaaGAATAGTGTTCTCTCTGGTTGCTGTAAAGGTGGCATTATTTGTAAGGAATGGACCAATAAagagtataattttttttttttttttacgatttcTAAGAAGTCCATAATACGTCTATCATGCAtcctaaacatacatacatggtcgcacataaagttggaataattttatttccagacacaatcctctgttaattgtggtttcactttcattgtgatgtgtttggaagacattgattaataaagttttgagaagatatacactttaccTGTCAAGAATATGTGAAAATCACattatcacaatcatttcattctGCTTATAGCAGTGTATAGCACGTATAGTTAAAAGCACTCATAAATTCTCATAATGCCTTATAACAATGATCATAGCACATTATAGAGCAGTTTATAATGCCTTATTAGGTCAAGTATCATAATACTTGATAATTGCTGGCCAGACctatgtctataatgcattataaaacatatttaaaatgcattagTTCAATTCCTTAATCCTATAATCacattatattgcattataactgattataaagtattataaaataaaaggatTTTGGTGTATTACAACTATGAGAATACACGGTGatacttgtaaaaaaaaaaatgtggtaaCACTTTCTGTGACATCCATGTCTGtaatgcattaaaaacataCTTACAATTAATTGTCTTACAGTACTAAACCATTACAAGCACTCATGAATATTCACAATGATTTATAATTATAAACACTGCAAATGATAAAGCAtgttataatgacttataataACAGGtcactttgacttttttgtgcATTATAGTATTtccataatgcattataatcgcTGTTATAGTGCATTATAGTGTGACTGTATTTATAGGGTAGG is a window from the Centropristis striata isolate RG_2023a ecotype Rhode Island chromosome 18, C.striata_1.0, whole genome shotgun sequence genome containing:
- the calm1b gene encoding calmodulin-1b; this encodes MADQLTEEQIAEFKEAFSLFDKDGDGTITTKELGTVMRSLGQNPTEAELQDMINEVDADGNGTIDFPEFLTMMARKMKDTDSEEEIREAFRVFDKDGNGYISAAELRHVMTNLGEKLTDEEVDEMIREADIDGDGQVNYEEFVQMMTAK